In one window of Rhinopithecus roxellana isolate Shanxi Qingling chromosome 15, ASM756505v1, whole genome shotgun sequence DNA:
- the E2F8 gene encoding transcription factor E2F8 codes for MENEKENLFCEPHKRGLMKTPLKESTTANIVLTEIQPDFGPLTTPTKPKEGSQGEPWTPTANLKMLISAVSPEIRNRDQKRGLFGNRSGLPEAKDYIHEHLSGDEFEKCQPSRKEKSLGLLCHKFLARYPNYPNPAVNNDICLDEVAEELNVERRRIYDIVNVLESLHMVSRLAKNRYTWHGRHNLNKTLGTLKSVGEENKYAEQIMMIKKKEYEQEFDFIKSYSIEDHIIKSNTGPNGHPDVCFVELPGVEFRAASVNSRKDKSLRVMSQKFVMLFLVSTPQIVSLEVAAKILIGEDHVEDLDKSKFKTKIRRLYDIANVLSSLDLIKKVHVTEERGRKPAFKWTGPEISPNTSGSNPVIPFTPSDLEARRSSKENCAKNLFSTRGKPNFTRHPSLIKLVKSIESDRRKINSAPSSPIKTNKAESSQNSTSFPSKMAQLAAICKMQLEQQSSESRQKVKVQLARSGPCKPVAPLDPPANAEMELTAPSLIQPLGVVPLIPSPLSSAVPLILPQTPSGPSYAIYLQPAQAHQSVTPPQGLSPTVCTTHSSKATGTKDSTDATTEKAANDTSKASASTRPGSLLPAPESQGAKSRTRELAGERGSKRGSMLEDSGSKKKFKEELKGLENVSTTLFPSGYLIPLTQCSSLGAESILSSKENSGALSPNHRIYSSPIAGIIPVTSSELTAVNFPSFHVTPLKLMVSPTSVAAVPVGNSPALASSHPVPIQNPSSAIVNFTLQHLGLISPSVQMSASSGPGIVPVSPRIEAVNVVPENAGTRQGRATNYDSPVPGQSQPNGQSVAVTGAQQPVPVTPKGSQLVAESFFRTPGGPTKPTSSSCMDFDGAKKTSLGTLFVPQRKLEVSTEDVH; via the exons ATGGAGAACGAAAAG GAAAATCTCTTTTGTGAGCCACATAAAAGGGGACTAATGAAAACACCTCTGAAAGAATCCACCACCGCAAATATCGTGTTGACAGAGATCCAGCCTGACTTTGGCCCTTTAACCACACCCACCAAGCCCAAAGAAGGCTCCCAGGGAGAGCCGTGGACACCGACAGCCAACCTAAAAATGCTCATTAGTGCTGTGAGCCCTGAGATCCGCAACAGAGATCAGAAAAGGGGGTTGTTTGGCAACAgaagtggattacctgaggccaaaGACTATATACAC GAACACTTATCTGGAGATGAATTTGAGAAATGCCAGCCAAGTCGAAAAGAGAAAAGTTTAGGATTATTGTGTCATAAGTTCTTAGCACGATATCCTAATTATCCCAACCCTGCTGTGAATAATGACATCTGCCTTGACGAAGTGGCAGAGGAACTTA ATGTTGAACGTCGTCGCATTTACGATATCGTGAACGTCCTAGAGAGTTTACATATGGTGAGCCGCCTCGCCAAAAACAGGTACACTTGGCACGGGCGACACAACCTCAACAAAACCCTTGGCACCTTGAAGAGCGTCGGGGAGGAGAATAAGTACGCCGAGCAGATTATGATgatcaaaaagaaagaatatgagcAAGAGTTTGACTTTATTAAGAGTTACAGTATAGAGGATCATATCATCAAATCAAACACTGGCCCAAATGGACACCCAGACGTGTGTTTCGTGGAACTCCCTGGAGTGGAATTTCGGGCAG CTTCTGTAAACAGCCGCAAAGACAAGTCTTTAAGGGTAATGAGCCAGAAATTTGTGATGCTGTTTTTGGTGTCAACGCCTCAGATAGTAAGCCTAGAAGTTGCCGCCAAGATTTTAATTGGGGAGGACCATGTGGAAGATTTGGATAAAAGCAAGTTTAAAA CAAAAATTAGGAGGTTGTATGATATAGCTAATGTTCTGAGTAGCCTGGATCTTATCAAGAAAGTTCATGTTACAGAGGAAAGAGGCCGAAAACCAGCTTTTAAATGGACCGGCCCAGAAATCAGTCCAAATACCAgtg GCTCCAACCCAGTCATTCCTTTTACTCCCTCTGATTTGGAGGCGAGACGGTCTTCAAAAGAGAACTGTGCCAAAAATCTCTTTTCCACACGTGGGAAACCAAACTTTACTCGACACCCATCTCTTATCAAATTGGTAAAGAGTATAGAAAGTGATCGGAGAAAGATAAATTCTGCTCCCAGTAGCCCTATCAAGACCAACAAAG CTGAGAGTTCTCAGAATTCTACATCCTTCCCAAGTAAAATGGCTCAGCTCGCAGCTATTTGTAAAATgcagttagaacagcaatcaaG TGAATCCAGACAGAAAGTGAAAGTACAGCTGGCAAGATCTGGACCCTGCAAACCAGTAGCCCCTCTGGACCCCCCAGCGAATGCTGAAATGGAGCTGACAGCACCATCCCTCATCCAGCCCCTGGGAGTGGTTCCCCTGATCCCCAGCCCATTGTCATCAGCAGTGCCCCTGATCCTACCTCAGACCCCTTCAGGCCCATCCTATGCCATCTACCTGCAGCCCGCTCAAGCCCACCAAAGTGTGACACCACCCCAAGGCCTGAGCCCCACAGTCTGTACCACCCACTCTTCTAAAGCTACTGGAACAAAAGACTCCACAGATGCCACCACTGAGAAGGCAGCCAATGATACCTCAAAGGCCAGTGCCTCTACCAGGCCTGGAAGCTTGCTGCCAGCACCAGAGAGTCAAGGGGCAAAGAGCCGAACCAGGGAGCTGGCTGGAGAAAGAGGCTCAAAGAGGGGAAGCATGCTCGAGGACAGTGGttccaaaaagaaatttaaagaggAACTAAAAGGACTTGAAAATGTCTCCACA ACCTTGTTCCCATCAGGATACCTAATCCCTCTCACCCAGTGCTCATCCTTGGGGGCAGAGTCCATTTTGTCTAGTAAAGAAAACTCAGGTGCTCTTTCCCCAAACCACAGGATTTACAGCTCCCCAATTGCAG GTATTATTCCAGTGACATCATCTGAACTCACTGCTGTTAATTTTCCCTCTTTTCATGTAACACCTTTGAAGCTAATGGTCTCACCAACTTCCGTGGCAGCCGTACCTGTCGGGAACAGCCCGGCTCTCGCTTCAAGCCACCCCGTTCCCATCCAGAACCCAAGCTCAGCCATTGTAAACTTCACCCTGCAGCACTTGGGACTCATCTCACCCAGTGTGCAGATGTCTGCCAGCTCTGGGCCTGGAATCGTTCCTGTGTCTCCAAGAATAGAGGCTGTTAATGTCGTACCAGAAAATGCAGGCACTCGGCAAGGAAGGGCTACCAACTATGACTCACCAGTCCCAGGCCAGAGCCAGCCAAATGGACAATCAGTTGCTGTGACAGGGGCACAACAG CCTGTTCCTGTGACACCCAAAGGGTCACAATTAGTGGCCGAAAGTTTCTTCCGTACCCCAGGTGGACCCACCAAGCCAACCAGCTCATCCTGCATGGATTTTGATGGTGCTAAGAAAACCTCCTTAGGAACTCTCTTTGTCCCACAACGAAAACTGGAAGTCTCAACAGAGGATGTCCATTAA